One genomic region from Sphingobacterium sp. UGAL515B_05 encodes:
- a CDS encoding PDZ domain-containing protein: MKTVFLSLALLCFFITRGQVGFVLNGKKNVKIPFLFVHNLVIVPVQVNGYMMNFLLDTGVKETMIFGETLKSIDSAVFVNKFQGLGRDEGLDGYLSIHNQVNIAGVYEDLDQPIYILQNAHIDISTRIGVEVNGIMGSRFFENQMIEMDFQKHRITLYPKGNLPKGLEKMQRLPLDILNSRPYVSVAFKQGDVSIDGRVLIDMGNSDALMLIPSKLNNFDIKPPFIDDYIGQGFNGEIYGKRNRIRSLELGPFAMNYPLVAYPELSSLQHATFVSERIGSIGNELLRRFKVVFDYPNKSIYLHKNKDFDRFYYLNMSGLEIIHDGIKYEKEEIPVVLQKDGGTEVRMGNSVQYRFVLRNMYKVATVRDGSPAAIAGLLPGDKVVKINGRSASSFSLESIHNLFKSEEGKDMRFRVTRDGNILDFKFVLKDPLPFNSD, translated from the coding sequence ATGAAAACAGTTTTTTTATCGCTGGCACTGTTGTGTTTTTTCATTACTAGGGGGCAAGTGGGGTTTGTCTTAAACGGAAAAAAGAATGTTAAAATTCCTTTTCTTTTCGTACATAATCTGGTCATCGTACCTGTGCAGGTGAATGGATATATGATGAACTTCCTGTTGGATACGGGGGTTAAAGAAACCATGATATTTGGGGAAACATTAAAGTCAATTGATAGTGCTGTTTTTGTTAATAAATTCCAGGGATTGGGTAGGGACGAGGGCCTAGATGGTTATCTATCCATACATAATCAGGTGAATATTGCTGGGGTATATGAAGATTTAGACCAACCGATCTATATTCTTCAAAATGCGCATATTGATATTTCTACAAGGATAGGAGTGGAAGTTAATGGAATTATGGGAAGTCGTTTTTTTGAAAACCAAATGATAGAAATGGATTTTCAAAAACATCGCATCACCTTATATCCTAAGGGTAACTTACCTAAGGGCCTCGAGAAGATGCAGCGTTTGCCACTCGACATTCTGAATAGCCGGCCTTATGTTTCTGTTGCTTTTAAACAGGGTGATGTTTCTATTGATGGTCGTGTATTGATCGATATGGGAAATAGCGATGCCTTAATGCTTATTCCTTCAAAGCTAAACAATTTTGATATTAAGCCTCCATTTATTGATGACTACATAGGGCAGGGGTTTAACGGTGAGATTTATGGAAAAAGAAATCGAATCCGATCGCTCGAACTTGGGCCGTTTGCAATGAACTACCCCTTGGTAGCCTATCCCGAATTGAGCTCGTTACAGCATGCAACATTTGTGAGCGAAAGAATAGGTTCCATTGGAAACGAGTTGTTACGCCGATTCAAGGTCGTATTCGATTATCCCAACAAGTCGATATATCTTCATAAGAATAAAGATTTTGATCGCTTTTATTATCTGAATATGAGTGGACTGGAAATTATCCATGATGGTATTAAATACGAAAAAGAAGAAATACCTGTCGTTCTGCAAAAGGATGGCGGTACCGAGGTAAGAATGGGTAATAGCGTGCAGTATCGCTTTGTACTTCGAAATATGTACAAAGTTGCGACTGTTCGTGATGGTTCACCTGCAGCAATCGCAGGACTACTGCCGGGAGATAAAGTTGTGAAGATCAACGGTCGATCTGCATCTTCATTTTCCCTGGAATCGATTCATAATCTTTTTAAATCAGAAGAGGGCAAGGATATGCGCTTTCGTGTGACAAGGGATGGAAATATACTTGACTTTAAATTTGTGTTAAAAGATCCACTGCCATTTAACTCGGATTAA
- a CDS encoding SIMPL domain-containing protein — translation MKSSSAVIISIVMGAVLLLCTWILGTAYRYKFKSTQTITVNGNAKKDFESDLVKWSATFSRKNYELSAASAQLATDRDLVRDFLVQQGVKADEIRFEAVNIAKDFEYHTDGKGNGYNTFSGYTLSQAVSVESKDLNKVDNASREISTLISKGIELSSSTPNYYYSKLEDLKLELISQASKNAHQRADNIAKESNAGLGNLVKADLGIFQITGQNDNEEYSSGGAFNTSSRKKTANITVKASFLSN, via the coding sequence ATGAAATCATCATCCGCTGTTATTATTTCGATTGTAATGGGCGCTGTGCTCTTGCTTTGTACCTGGATATTGGGTACAGCTTATCGCTATAAGTTTAAATCGACGCAGACAATCACTGTTAATGGTAATGCCAAAAAAGATTTCGAATCTGATCTAGTCAAATGGAGTGCTACTTTTAGCCGAAAGAATTATGAATTGAGTGCCGCTTCAGCACAATTGGCTACGGATCGTGATTTGGTGCGGGATTTTTTAGTGCAACAGGGGGTTAAAGCCGACGAGATCCGTTTCGAGGCCGTTAATATTGCCAAAGATTTCGAATATCATACAGATGGAAAGGGGAATGGTTATAATACTTTTTCCGGTTATACCTTATCGCAGGCCGTAAGTGTCGAATCAAAAGACTTAAATAAAGTAGACAATGCCTCACGAGAAATATCGACATTAATTTCCAAAGGGATAGAACTTAGCTCCAGCACCCCCAATTATTATTACTCTAAGCTAGAGGATCTGAAATTGGAACTTATTTCACAGGCTTCAAAAAATGCACATCAACGTGCAGACAATATTGCAAAGGAATCGAATGCCGGATTAGGTAATCTGGTAAAGGCCGATCTCGGAATTTTTCAGATAACAGGACAAAACGACAACGAAGAGTACTCTTCTGGCGGTGCATTTAATACAAGCTCGAGAAAAAAAACAGCTAATATCACGGTTAAAGCAAGTTTTTTGAGTAACTAA
- a CDS encoding glutamine synthetase III, translated as MSNLRFKAVEAAGSRQIASFEKVETKKATDIYGKNVFSVNKMKDYLPKNSYKELVASIEEGQIISRDLAEHISQAMKTWALNHGVSHYTHWFQPLTGSTAEKHDAFFEPDENGEAIEKFTADALVQQEPDASSFPNGGIRNTFEARGYTAWDPSSPAFIYETGAGKTLCIPTVFVSYTGESLDYKAPLLKAINAVDKAATDVAQYFDKSVTKVNASLGIEQEYFLVDLSLYNARPDLQLTGRTLFGHMSAKGQQLEDHYFGAIPERVLAYMVDLENEALKLGIPLKTRHNEVAPSQFECAPMYEEINLAIDHNQLLMNLMEQVALRHNFKVLLHEKPYSGVNGSGKHNNWSLITNTGVNLLSPGKTPKNNLMFLTFFVNTIKAVYEYADLMRASIASASNDHRLGANEAPPAIISIFLGSQLDELLEEVESARVAKKVKAEANLWHGIPKVPELKLDNTDRNRTSPFAFTGNKFEFRAVGSSANSALPMTVLNAIVAAQLIEFKTEVDKQIKKGTKKDLAILNVVRKYIKDSKAIRFEGNGYSEEWEKEAEARGLSNIKSTPKALDVYVKEESLALFESLGIYTKRESEARHEILLENFYKKLQIEARVIEEMVNNQIAPACFIYQNELIENVKGLKDLGLAQAAFSSQLNFVERISTHVNTILEQAEAMRQERKKANQIDDVREKSIAYDESVKPYFDVIRYHVNKLEKIVDDKKWPLPKLREILFLS; from the coding sequence ATGTCGAACCTAAGATTCAAAGCAGTAGAAGCAGCAGGCTCACGCCAAATTGCTTCATTTGAAAAAGTTGAAACTAAAAAAGCAACTGACATCTACGGAAAGAATGTTTTTTCCGTAAACAAAATGAAAGACTACCTTCCTAAAAATTCATACAAGGAGTTAGTTGCATCCATTGAAGAGGGACAGATTATTTCAAGAGATTTGGCTGAACACATTTCACAGGCCATGAAAACTTGGGCACTTAACCACGGCGTTTCTCATTACACACACTGGTTTCAACCGCTGACAGGTTCGACTGCTGAAAAACATGATGCTTTTTTTGAGCCAGACGAAAACGGTGAAGCCATTGAAAAGTTTACAGCTGACGCACTGGTTCAACAAGAGCCCGATGCATCTTCTTTCCCAAATGGTGGTATCCGTAATACGTTCGAAGCTAGAGGTTATACAGCCTGGGATCCATCTTCCCCTGCATTCATTTACGAAACAGGCGCTGGTAAAACTTTATGTATCCCAACGGTTTTTGTTTCCTATACGGGTGAATCATTAGACTATAAAGCTCCTTTATTGAAAGCGATCAACGCTGTAGATAAAGCTGCTACAGATGTCGCTCAATATTTTGATAAATCGGTCACTAAAGTAAACGCTTCTCTTGGTATTGAACAGGAATATTTCTTGGTTGACCTTTCCTTATATAATGCTCGTCCAGATCTTCAGTTAACTGGCCGTACCTTATTTGGCCACATGTCGGCAAAAGGCCAACAATTGGAAGACCACTATTTTGGTGCAATTCCAGAGCGCGTATTAGCTTACATGGTGGATTTGGAAAATGAAGCGTTAAAATTAGGTATTCCTTTAAAGACTCGTCACAACGAAGTTGCACCTTCTCAATTTGAATGTGCTCCAATGTACGAAGAAATCAACCTGGCTATCGATCACAACCAATTGTTGATGAATCTCATGGAACAAGTTGCTTTAAGACACAACTTCAAAGTATTGTTGCATGAAAAACCATACTCCGGTGTCAACGGATCTGGTAAACACAACAACTGGTCTTTAATCACAAATACCGGTGTAAATTTATTATCTCCTGGAAAAACGCCTAAAAACAATTTGATGTTCTTGACTTTCTTTGTCAATACCATTAAAGCTGTTTATGAATATGCTGATTTAATGCGCGCTTCTATTGCTAGTGCAAGTAACGATCACCGTCTAGGTGCAAATGAGGCTCCGCCAGCAATTATTTCAATTTTCTTAGGCTCTCAATTGGATGAGCTTTTAGAAGAAGTTGAATCTGCTCGTGTTGCTAAAAAAGTAAAAGCAGAGGCAAACTTATGGCATGGTATTCCTAAAGTTCCTGAATTAAAATTGGACAATACAGACCGGAACCGTACTTCGCCATTTGCTTTTACAGGTAACAAGTTTGAGTTCCGCGCTGTTGGTTCTTCTGCAAACTCGGCTCTACCGATGACCGTGTTGAATGCAATCGTTGCAGCGCAATTGATCGAGTTCAAAACAGAAGTAGACAAACAAATCAAAAAAGGCACCAAAAAAGATCTTGCGATCTTAAATGTTGTCCGCAAATACATCAAAGATTCAAAAGCTATCCGCTTTGAAGGCAATGGATATAGCGAAGAATGGGAAAAAGAAGCTGAAGCACGTGGTCTTTCTAACATCAAATCTACACCTAAAGCATTAGATGTTTATGTAAAAGAAGAATCTTTAGCTTTATTTGAATCATTAGGTATTTATACCAAACGTGAATCAGAAGCTCGCCACGAAATCTTGCTTGAAAACTTCTATAAAAAATTACAGATTGAGGCGCGCGTCATTGAAGAAATGGTTAACAACCAAATTGCTCCTGCATGTTTCATTTATCAAAACGAATTGATTGAAAACGTCAAAGGATTAAAAGACCTTGGTCTAGCACAGGCAGCATTCAGCTCTCAATTGAACTTTGTAGAACGTATTTCGACACACGTAAATACCATCTTGGAGCAAGCTGAAGCAATGCGTCAAGAACGTAAAAAAGCAAATCAAATTGATGACGTACGCGAAAAATCAATCGCTTACGATGAATCGGTTAAACCATATTTCGATGTGATCCGTTATCATGTCAACAAATTGGAGAAAATTGTTGATGACAAAAAATGGCCTCTTCCAAAATTGAGAGAGATCTTATTTTTAAGTTAA
- a CDS encoding prolyl oligopeptidase family serine peptidase, which produces MNKKSICIPFCFLAAFAAHAQKKPLDHTVYDSWQSVSSPYISKSGKFVLFQVVPQEGDNQLFLKTKENKELIQIPRGYNGKLTDTENHLLSLVKAPFAVTREAKIKKKKAEELPKDSLAIYNLTTSSLVKFAQVKSYKIADQNNNFVSFLFDKEINEKSDSKTATDAPTAKKSSDKKKKTVATLALYDLNSGDSVQFSSVDQYEWNKNGSKIVFSKKTDSKDSLSKDSGVYLYEIATKKLKKISNGKGNYKNFKFDESGNQLAYLGDLSNEKALLKNYNLYYYTNGIDTAQYLATKTSNGIPKNWAVSGDGDIRFSKNGEKLFFGIAPIPRVKDTTLVDFEHAKVDVWNWQDDYLQPMQLVNLKKDLARNFLAVTYPKYNRNIIPLTDQTFNSTALTPDGNEEYILARTDFGKRIASQWEGSTRDDIYLVSTKTGNKELILSNFSGNAILSPDAKYIVYFDQDKGSWNSYQVSSKKKTVLNDGIPASFADEENDMPTSAQGYGMAAWSPDFKGIYVNSRYDIWYFNLDGSSKSILTNGYGAASQTTFRYLPLKREEDREQATTLDYKKGGFLTSFDNKTKESGFYQFKGQHNDPKSLLVAAKTFKNISSSADQQTILYSKEDYINSPNIYTNTIKFKDELQLSNINQQQANYNWGTAELVHWTTPEGNQAEGILYKPENFDPAKKYPIIAYFYEKLSDGLYTYQPPAPTPSRLNIPYFVSNEYLVFAPNISYKTGHPGKSAEEYINSGMRYLAQNAWVDSTKMGIQGQSWGGYQVAHLITRTNMYAAAWTGAPVVNMTSAYGGIRWQTGMSRQFQYEHTQSRIGKTLWEAPELYIENSPLFHLDKVKTPVVIMANDNDGAVPWYQGIEMFTALRRLNKPVWMLNYNGDEHNLMLRQNRKDIQIREQQFFDHFLKGAPAPAWMKKGVPATEKGIDWGFEL; this is translated from the coding sequence ATGAATAAGAAAAGTATCTGTATTCCATTTTGTTTTCTGGCAGCATTCGCTGCCCATGCACAAAAGAAACCATTGGATCATACGGTATATGATAGTTGGCAAAGCGTATCATCGCCCTATATCAGTAAATCGGGAAAATTTGTCCTGTTTCAGGTCGTCCCACAAGAAGGCGATAATCAGCTTTTTCTCAAAACCAAAGAAAACAAAGAACTCATTCAAATTCCCCGCGGATATAATGGAAAACTGACAGATACCGAAAACCATCTGCTAAGTTTGGTGAAAGCGCCATTTGCCGTAACCCGCGAAGCCAAAATCAAAAAGAAGAAAGCGGAAGAACTCCCAAAAGATTCATTGGCGATCTACAATTTAACGACTTCATCCCTTGTCAAATTTGCACAGGTAAAGTCCTACAAAATCGCAGACCAAAACAACAATTTCGTTTCTTTTCTTTTTGACAAGGAAATAAATGAAAAATCTGATTCAAAAACCGCCACTGATGCCCCAACAGCAAAGAAAAGTAGCGATAAAAAGAAAAAAACAGTTGCAACATTGGCTCTATATGATTTAAATTCCGGCGATTCGGTACAATTTTCATCCGTAGACCAATACGAATGGAATAAAAACGGATCAAAAATTGTTTTTTCAAAAAAAACAGATTCTAAAGATAGCCTGTCAAAAGATTCCGGAGTCTACCTCTACGAAATAGCAACTAAAAAGCTCAAAAAAATATCAAATGGGAAAGGCAATTATAAAAATTTCAAATTTGATGAATCAGGCAATCAGCTCGCTTACCTAGGGGATCTCTCCAATGAAAAGGCATTGCTGAAAAATTATAATTTGTATTACTATACAAATGGTATAGATACAGCCCAATACCTCGCAACAAAAACCAGCAATGGTATACCTAAAAACTGGGCCGTTAGTGGGGATGGTGATATCCGTTTCAGCAAAAATGGAGAGAAGTTATTTTTCGGCATAGCACCAATACCGCGTGTCAAAGACACCACTTTGGTTGATTTTGAACATGCTAAAGTAGACGTTTGGAACTGGCAAGACGATTATTTACAACCCATGCAGTTGGTCAATTTAAAGAAAGACCTTGCAAGAAACTTCTTAGCGGTTACTTACCCCAAATACAACCGCAACATTATACCCCTGACGGACCAAACATTTAACTCCACCGCACTTACACCGGACGGAAATGAAGAGTACATCTTAGCGCGCACTGATTTTGGCAAGCGCATCGCAAGTCAATGGGAAGGCAGTACAAGAGACGACATCTATCTGGTTTCGACAAAAACAGGAAATAAAGAGTTAATCCTTTCAAACTTTTCGGGAAATGCAATCTTAAGTCCTGACGCAAAATACATCGTATATTTCGACCAAGATAAAGGAAGCTGGAATTCCTATCAGGTTAGTTCAAAGAAAAAGACAGTGCTAAATGACGGCATACCGGCGTCCTTTGCCGATGAGGAAAATGATATGCCTACTTCCGCGCAAGGATACGGAATGGCCGCATGGAGTCCAGACTTTAAAGGCATTTATGTCAATTCGAGGTATGATATCTGGTATTTTAATTTGGACGGTTCCAGCAAATCCATCTTGACCAACGGCTATGGAGCTGCATCACAAACAACTTTTCGCTACTTGCCTTTAAAAAGAGAAGAAGATCGCGAACAAGCCACAACACTTGACTATAAAAAGGGTGGTTTTCTAACTTCTTTTGACAATAAAACCAAAGAATCTGGTTTCTACCAGTTCAAGGGACAGCATAACGATCCAAAAAGTCTTTTGGTAGCGGCAAAAACGTTCAAGAATATCAGCTCATCAGCAGATCAACAGACGATACTGTACAGTAAAGAGGATTATATAAATTCGCCGAATATCTACACCAATACCATCAAGTTCAAAGACGAATTACAGTTATCCAATATTAATCAGCAACAGGCTAATTACAATTGGGGTACAGCGGAGCTTGTTCACTGGACAACCCCTGAAGGAAATCAGGCAGAGGGAATTCTTTATAAACCAGAAAATTTTGATCCTGCAAAAAAATATCCGATTATAGCTTACTTCTATGAAAAGCTTTCCGATGGATTATATACGTATCAACCTCCTGCCCCTACACCATCACGTTTGAACATCCCCTATTTTGTAAGCAACGAATACCTTGTATTTGCACCAAATATAAGCTACAAAACAGGGCACCCGGGTAAATCAGCTGAAGAATATATCAATTCCGGAATGAGATACCTCGCTCAGAATGCCTGGGTTGATAGCACGAAGATGGGGATACAGGGGCAAAGTTGGGGCGGCTATCAAGTTGCTCACCTCATTACGCGGACCAATATGTATGCTGCAGCGTGGACTGGCGCTCCTGTTGTCAACATGACCTCTGCCTATGGCGGAATACGCTGGCAGACCGGTATGTCGCGCCAATTCCAATACGAACATACACAAAGCCGCATCGGAAAAACCCTATGGGAAGCTCCGGAACTGTATATCGAAAATTCACCTTTATTCCATTTAGATAAAGTTAAAACTCCTGTTGTCATTATGGCCAATGACAATGACGGGGCTGTGCCATGGTATCAAGGTATTGAAATGTTTACTGCATTGCGCCGACTGAACAAACCCGTATGGATGCTAAATTATAACGGGGATGAACATAACCTCATGCTGCGACAAAACCGCAAGGATATACAAATTCGCGAGCAGCAGTTCTTCGATCATTTCCTAAAAGGTGCCCCCGCTCCTGCCTGGATGAAGAAAGGAGTACCTGCCACCGAAAAAGGAATAGACTGGGGATTCGAATTATAA